The Kitasatospora setae KM-6054 genome contains a region encoding:
- a CDS encoding substrate-binding domain-containing protein — protein MSAPATAATAALPEPAAATAAEPAAGTIRLGYHGSPEVAHRVTALAGLPEATVTLHPYDITDPFRGLREGDLDLIIVKFSLREPDLAVSRVLTHDARAVVVGARHPLAARTSVSVEELADHDAFHRPGDLPAYVWDEVVPPRTPAGRPIRRRHRVTDIPRMMALVAEGAAVHLSLISLADVAPPTVRIVPVHDLPPAPVALAWHRATGLPPHAARYVTAAEQAASR, from the coding sequence ATGAGCGCACCGGCCACCGCCGCGACCGCCGCCCTCCCGGAACCCGCCGCCGCGACCGCCGCCGAGCCCGCCGCCGGGACCATCCGGCTCGGCTACCACGGCTCACCCGAGGTCGCCCACCGCGTCACCGCCCTCGCCGGCCTCCCCGAGGCCACCGTCACGCTCCACCCGTACGACATCACCGACCCCTTCCGCGGCCTGCGCGAGGGCGACCTCGACCTCATCATCGTCAAGTTCTCCCTCCGCGAACCCGACCTCGCCGTCAGCCGGGTCCTCACCCACGACGCCCGCGCCGTCGTCGTCGGCGCCCGCCACCCACTGGCCGCCCGCACCTCCGTCTCCGTCGAGGAACTCGCCGACCACGACGCCTTCCACCGCCCCGGCGACCTCCCCGCCTACGTCTGGGACGAAGTCGTCCCGCCCCGCACCCCCGCCGGCCGCCCGATCCGGCGCCGCCACCGCGTCACCGACATCCCCCGCATGATGGCCCTGGTCGCCGAGGGCGCCGCCGTGCACCTCTCCCTGATCTCCCTCGCCGACGTCGCACCGCCCACCGTGCGGATCGTCCCCGTCCACGACCTGCCGCCCGCCCCCGTCGCCCTCGCCTGGCACCGCGCCACCGGACTCCCGCCCCACGCCGCCCGCTACGTCACCGCGGCCGAACAGGCGGCCTCCCGGTGA
- a CDS encoding DUF6182 family protein, whose translation MSPSPSPVLDPAQDRLRHAAAGRVRRARPDLAARYDLDTTEGLLEAQQAVATRAGDGAGEEGTLAAVVVRHVDLAAWVRSTCEFALALDPALARPWRRSFTRTVFLAGNPDNLRERFPFAHTGAGAAWTPPGPDKDTAALRRLLKTFDGPAGPPARPATDILIPAGPGPHGPGGRAARHRDLYLATAGCTLSEALVHLNHILVEAVLDGLIAPGERLTLRQIPRLTGIEAPFAALRVVAEPHRRGRLKAAAALTEEIPPCPQ comes from the coding sequence ATGAGCCCGAGCCCGAGCCCGGTCCTGGACCCCGCCCAGGACCGGCTGCGCCACGCCGCGGCGGGCCGGGTCCGCCGCGCCCGACCGGACCTCGCCGCCCGCTACGACCTGGACACCACCGAGGGCCTGCTCGAAGCCCAGCAGGCCGTCGCCACCAGGGCGGGGGACGGGGCGGGGGAGGAGGGCACCCTGGCCGCCGTCGTGGTGCGCCACGTCGACCTCGCCGCCTGGGTACGCTCCACCTGCGAGTTCGCCCTCGCCCTGGACCCGGCCCTGGCACGGCCCTGGCGCCGCTCCTTCACCCGCACGGTCTTCCTCGCGGGCAACCCGGACAACCTGCGCGAGCGCTTCCCGTTCGCCCACACCGGCGCCGGCGCCGCCTGGACACCGCCGGGACCGGACAAGGACACCGCCGCCCTGCGCAGGCTCCTGAAGACCTTCGACGGGCCGGCCGGGCCGCCCGCCCGGCCCGCCACCGACATCCTCATCCCCGCCGGCCCCGGCCCCCACGGCCCCGGCGGCCGGGCCGCCCGCCACCGCGACCTCTACCTCGCCACCGCGGGGTGCACCCTCTCCGAAGCCCTGGTGCACCTCAACCACATCCTGGTCGAGGCGGTCCTGGACGGGCTGATCGCCCCGGGGGAGCGGCTGACCCTGCGCCAGATCCCCCGGCTCACCGGCATCGAAGCGCCGTTCGCCGCCCTGCGCGTCGTCGCGGAACCCCACCGCCGCGGCCGGCTCAAGGCCGCCGCCGCCCTCACCGAGGAGATCCCCCCGTGCCCGCAATGA
- a CDS encoding class I SAM-dependent methyltransferase: MLTEDHRAWGHTASTGLGFTHHAIVDTHFRACRDPYLDLLRQAGLQPGWHVLDAGCGPGDFLPAIAGHIGPRGRITALDLAPENAALAAERVSAAPPGCPVDVRQGSVTDLPHPDDTFDAVWCSNTVQYLDDTQLDRFLAEAIRVTRPGGLLAIKDLDAHLITLRPGDPYLFQDFFRTAGRTPGYARQLLRSRELYRRMRRAGLTDVRQRTVLIEHHAPLSPDALDFYTQACDRLARQAEQLGLSQEWQRLRHDKDSPQHPLNHPDGYISEGNVLALATVPPAP; encoded by the coding sequence GTGCTGACCGAGGACCACCGCGCCTGGGGCCACACCGCCTCCACCGGCCTGGGCTTCACCCACCACGCCATCGTCGACACCCACTTCCGCGCCTGCCGCGACCCCTACCTCGACCTGCTCCGCCAAGCCGGACTCCAACCCGGCTGGCACGTCCTGGACGCCGGCTGCGGCCCCGGCGACTTCCTCCCGGCCATCGCCGGCCACATCGGCCCCCGCGGCCGGATCACCGCACTCGACCTCGCCCCGGAGAACGCCGCCCTCGCCGCCGAACGCGTCAGCGCCGCACCGCCCGGCTGCCCCGTCGACGTCCGCCAGGGATCCGTGACGGACCTGCCCCACCCCGACGACACCTTCGACGCCGTCTGGTGCTCCAACACCGTCCAGTACCTCGACGACACCCAGCTCGACCGCTTCCTGGCGGAAGCGATCCGCGTCACCCGCCCCGGCGGCCTCCTCGCCATCAAGGACCTCGACGCCCACCTCATCACCCTCCGCCCCGGCGACCCCTACCTCTTCCAGGACTTCTTCCGGACGGCCGGCCGCACACCGGGCTACGCCCGCCAACTGCTCCGCTCACGCGAGCTGTACCGGCGGATGAGGCGCGCCGGCCTCACCGACGTCCGCCAGCGGACCGTCCTGATCGAACACCACGCCCCGCTGTCACCCGACGCGCTGGACTTCTACACCCAGGCCTGCGACCGGCTCGCCCGCCAGGCGGAGCAACTCGGCCTGAGCCAGGAGTGGCAGCGCCTGCGCCACGACAAGGACAGCCCCCAGCACCCGCTCAACCACCCCGACGGCTACATCAGCGAGGGCAACGTCCTGGCACTCGCCACCGTGCCACCCGCCCCCTGA
- a CDS encoding GH3 family domain-containing protein, with protein sequence MNSAEAWTDPDRLRRYRERVFHERARLRAALADAPGRRRHVLADLLEFNAGTHYGREHGFAAIRTLDDFRKAVPVQDYTALGPWIERAAAGEHNVLTADQPAVYFTSSGTTGAHKKIPVTPRFMHTTFFPFYYAAWAPLIEHFPDVLDRPDAVLNLKHDPLTAPPTTASGRPHVGASQVDFGTRFGEPLSAEPGTGAPWAVLPAHVDAGAHLEKMYLRLRLAVESDVRCVIGINPAMIAALPHQLNLWWPRILKDIADGTLGGLPHGAPNPRRAAELERIAARHHTVRPAHIWPRMRALFCWTTGLASLYLPRLREEFGPDVALLPAPVAASEGPVGVALDRHPSAGSLVVTAAVHEFADAEDDLTPDTETLLPEELETGRDYHVVFSHVGGLYRYAVGDVVRVVDRAGGAPRLEYTGRSTRSDAAGERLRDAQVTRALAVALGRTGLELRNVACRVRPSAPGAAPGYEFALSPRAPWNEDGSRRFLHLLDAQLGTESAGYRTARAGGRLAPPTLLRLAPEAFAEDWQAAVASGIRPTQVKDRLFRQDDAQWARLTDGHH encoded by the coding sequence ATGAACTCGGCTGAAGCCTGGACCGACCCCGACCGCCTGCGCCGCTACCGCGAACGGGTCTTCCACGAACGCGCCCGCCTGCGCGCCGCCCTCGCCGACGCCCCCGGCCGGCGCCGACACGTCCTGGCGGACCTGCTGGAGTTCAACGCCGGCACCCACTACGGCCGCGAGCACGGCTTCGCCGCCATCCGCACCCTGGACGACTTCCGCAAGGCCGTACCCGTCCAGGACTACACCGCCCTCGGGCCGTGGATCGAACGGGCGGCCGCCGGCGAGCACAACGTCCTGACCGCCGACCAGCCCGCCGTGTACTTCACCAGCAGCGGCACCACCGGCGCCCACAAGAAGATCCCCGTCACCCCGCGCTTCATGCACACCACGTTCTTCCCCTTCTACTACGCGGCCTGGGCCCCCCTGATCGAGCACTTCCCGGACGTCCTCGACCGGCCGGACGCCGTGCTCAACCTCAAGCACGACCCCCTGACGGCCCCGCCCACCACCGCCTCCGGACGCCCCCACGTCGGCGCCAGCCAGGTCGACTTCGGGACGAGGTTCGGCGAACCGCTCTCCGCGGAACCCGGCACCGGCGCCCCCTGGGCCGTCCTGCCCGCCCACGTCGACGCCGGCGCGCACCTGGAGAAGATGTACCTGCGGCTGCGCCTGGCGGTGGAGAGCGACGTGCGCTGCGTGATCGGCATCAACCCCGCCATGATCGCCGCCCTGCCGCACCAGCTGAACCTGTGGTGGCCCAGGATCCTCAAGGACATCGCCGACGGCACCCTCGGCGGCCTGCCCCACGGCGCCCCCAACCCGCGGCGCGCCGCCGAACTGGAGCGGATCGCCGCCCGCCACCACACCGTGCGCCCCGCCCACATCTGGCCGCGCATGCGCGCCCTGTTCTGCTGGACCACCGGACTGGCCTCCCTCTACCTGCCCCGGCTGCGCGAGGAGTTCGGCCCGGACGTGGCCCTCCTGCCCGCACCGGTCGCCGCCTCCGAAGGGCCGGTCGGGGTCGCGCTCGACCGGCACCCCAGCGCCGGGAGCCTGGTCGTCACCGCCGCCGTCCACGAGTTCGCCGACGCCGAGGACGACCTCACCCCCGACACCGAGACCCTCCTGCCCGAGGAACTCGAGACCGGCCGCGACTACCACGTGGTCTTCAGCCACGTCGGCGGCCTCTACCGGTACGCCGTCGGCGACGTGGTCCGCGTCGTCGACCGCGCCGGGGGCGCGCCCCGCCTGGAGTACACCGGCCGCAGCACCCGGTCCGACGCGGCCGGCGAGCGGCTGCGCGACGCCCAGGTGACCCGCGCCCTGGCCGTCGCCCTGGGCCGTACCGGCCTCGAACTGCGCAACGTCGCCTGCCGGGTCCGGCCCTCCGCGCCCGGCGCCGCGCCCGGCTACGAGTTCGCGCTCTCCCCCCGCGCGCCCTGGAACGAGGACGGGAGCCGGCGCTTCCTCCACCTCCTCGACGCGCAGCTGGGCACCGAGTCCGCCGGCTACCGCACCGCCCGCGCCGGCGGCCGGCTCGCACCCCCCACCCTCCTGCGCCTGGCCCCCGAGGCCTTCGCCGAGGACTGGCAGGCGGCCGTCGCCTCCGGCATCCGGCCCACCCAGGTCAAGGACCGGCTGTTCCGCCAGGACGACGCCCAGTGGGCACGACTGACCGACGGCCACCACTGA
- a CDS encoding dTMP kinase yields the protein MPEHHPAFCVLLGPDYAGKSSALSLLRDTVPWRTLSVDDTHLAPEHTLLTSLRRDLVREVAGRPGAWSPDFLATMLQTAAVHLRDRLCADPHTPAVVDSYYYKLLAKGRLAGADDHAGFAWWRTFPQPRRVVYLDVRPATAWRRSHDGRDLNRLEYYGPQPTADGFTRYQGDLAKTMHDEIAHLPVTVIDGHGDPAQTAQAIRKVLAHELG from the coding sequence ATGCCGGAACACCACCCTGCCTTCTGCGTCCTCCTCGGGCCCGACTACGCGGGCAAGTCCTCGGCACTCTCCCTGCTGCGCGACACCGTGCCGTGGCGGACCCTCTCCGTCGACGACACCCACCTCGCACCGGAGCACACCCTGCTCACCAGCCTGCGCCGGGACCTGGTCCGCGAGGTCGCCGGACGGCCCGGCGCGTGGTCACCCGACTTCCTCGCCACGATGCTGCAGACGGCCGCCGTACACCTGCGCGACCGGCTCTGCGCCGACCCGCACACCCCGGCCGTCGTCGACTCCTACTACTACAAGCTCCTCGCCAAGGGCCGGCTGGCCGGCGCCGACGACCACGCCGGCTTCGCCTGGTGGCGCACCTTCCCCCAGCCGCGCCGGGTCGTCTACCTCGACGTGCGCCCCGCCACCGCCTGGCGCCGCAGCCACGACGGCCGCGACCTCAACCGCCTGGAGTACTACGGCCCCCAGCCGACCGCGGACGGCTTCACCCGCTACCAGGGCGATCTCGCGAAGACGATGCACGACGAGATCGCCCACCTCCCGGTGACGGTGATCGACGGACACGGCGACCCCGCGCAGACCGCGCAGGCCATACGAAAGGTACTCGCGCATGAACTCGGCTGA
- a CDS encoding NAD(P)/FAD-dependent oxidoreductase, translating to MPVAVIAGGSIAGLAAALALHGIGYRVHVLERGDEPPPRRAGEAAPDRPRPTAPQALHSHTLTSLGLRVLRERAPQVLAAARDAGAHLLDLTLAMPAGATDAAREPGDDELAALGCRRPTLERALHDTVRTLPGVTLHHRATLAALELDPARRAVRAVRTTAGERLPADIVVDATGRTAAHRAWLRDAGTPPPEDRAEPSGLRGHTRVYRLRSATAPGPLNRGNAAGDIWDHYAGVLHPGDGDTFSIALATLPGDRGLSALRTAAGFTAAARATPGLGPWLADGVSEPLSPVRAITAPPNTLRGAALAPRPPVTGLYPLGDAACTTNPLFGRGMSLALEHAFRLADLLAAHPRPGEEAAHDAARLTTTLLLPWYEHSAAADRARIARWQAAVDGAAPPPPPPADPADPPGPAALAAAAATDAVVWRALTRTLMTLATPAQALGDDKILARIRQAPPPPARPQAPPHAELVRLVTQAAGARP from the coding sequence ATGCCCGTGGCCGTCATCGCGGGAGGCAGCATCGCCGGCCTGGCCGCCGCCCTGGCCCTGCACGGCATCGGCTACCGCGTCCACGTCCTCGAACGCGGGGACGAGCCGCCACCGCGCCGGGCCGGCGAAGCCGCCCCGGACCGCCCCCGCCCCACCGCGCCGCAGGCCCTGCACTCGCACACCCTCACCTCGCTGGGCCTGCGCGTCCTGCGCGAACGCGCCCCGCAGGTCCTGGCCGCGGCCCGGGACGCCGGCGCCCACCTGCTCGACCTCACCCTGGCCATGCCCGCCGGCGCCACCGACGCCGCCCGCGAACCCGGCGACGACGAACTGGCCGCCCTCGGCTGCCGCCGCCCCACCCTCGAACGCGCCCTCCACGACACGGTACGCACCCTGCCCGGCGTCACCCTCCACCACCGCGCGACCCTCGCCGCCCTGGAACTCGACCCGGCGCGACGGGCGGTGCGCGCGGTACGCACCACCGCCGGCGAACGGCTGCCGGCCGACATCGTCGTCGACGCCACCGGCCGCACGGCCGCACACCGGGCCTGGCTGCGCGACGCGGGCACGCCCCCGCCCGAGGACCGCGCCGAGCCCTCCGGCCTGCGCGGCCACACCCGCGTCTACCGGCTCCGCTCCGCCACCGCCCCCGGCCCCCTCAACCGCGGCAACGCCGCCGGCGACATCTGGGACCACTACGCGGGCGTCCTGCACCCGGGCGACGGCGACACCTTCTCCATCGCCCTGGCCACCCTGCCCGGCGACCGCGGCCTGAGCGCACTGCGCACCGCGGCCGGCTTCACCGCCGCGGCCCGCGCCACCCCCGGCCTGGGCCCCTGGCTGGCGGACGGCGTCAGCGAACCCCTCTCCCCGGTCCGCGCCATCACCGCGCCGCCCAACACCCTGCGCGGCGCCGCCCTGGCCCCCCGGCCCCCCGTCACCGGGCTCTACCCGCTGGGCGACGCCGCCTGCACCACCAACCCCCTCTTCGGACGCGGCATGTCCCTCGCCCTGGAACACGCCTTCCGCCTCGCCGACCTGCTCGCCGCCCACCCCCGGCCCGGCGAGGAAGCCGCCCACGACGCGGCCCGGCTCACCACGACCCTCCTCCTGCCCTGGTACGAACACTCCGCCGCCGCCGACCGGGCCCGCATCGCCCGCTGGCAGGCCGCCGTCGACGGCGCCGCGCCCCCGCCGCCACCCCCGGCGGACCCGGCGGACCCGCCCGGCCCCGCCGCCCTCGCCGCGGCCGCCGCCACCGACGCAGTCGTCTGGCGCGCCCTGACCCGCACGCTGATGACCCTGGCCACCCCCGCGCAGGCCCTGGGGGACGACAAGATCCTCGCCAGGATCCGCCAGGCACCCCCGCCCCCCGCCCGCCCGCAGGCCCCGCCGCACGCCGAACTCGTCCGCCTCGTCACCCAGGCGGCCGGAGCCCGCCCGTGA
- a CDS encoding cytochrome P450 yields MPAPAPCPPAPGQVPLLGHAPALLRRPLSFFEATRTAEPLVRVGFGPIRLYLANDPALVHRIQVDTDSFERGRFFERLASNFGNPLIASDGAEHQHQRRALKPAFSRRSVRDHTSAITEETERRIGAWRPGTVVAADEEMSDLVAAVVLRSLFSTRLSPTTVRDIRETLFLIARRLLVRTVFPDIVSSLPTPGNRRFAASVGRFHTTVDELIRERRANPRPHHDILQTLLTTRHPATGAPLSDTEIRSEFLMLLFAALETTSTSLSWAVFEVARRPDVQHRLQNEADTVTAGGPLGYDRLKNLTYTRQVIDETLRLHAPMLFTRRARHDVTLAGITVPAGSEVGYSPRAVHRDPGLYPHPAAFDPDRTAPDSATDRPQGAYFPFGTGPHRCIGEHLALTTMTTALATLATKWNLRIAPGTRIRETNSSLPHLSSLPLLPTPRG; encoded by the coding sequence ATGCCCGCCCCCGCCCCGTGCCCGCCCGCGCCCGGCCAGGTGCCCCTGCTCGGCCACGCCCCGGCCCTGCTGCGCCGCCCGCTGTCCTTCTTCGAGGCCACCCGGACCGCCGAACCGCTCGTCCGGGTGGGCTTCGGACCGATCCGCCTCTACCTGGCCAACGACCCCGCCCTGGTACACCGGATCCAGGTCGACACCGACTCCTTCGAACGCGGCCGCTTCTTCGAACGGCTCGCCAGCAACTTCGGCAACCCGCTCATCGCCTCCGACGGCGCCGAGCACCAGCACCAGCGACGCGCCCTCAAACCCGCGTTCAGCCGCCGAAGCGTCCGCGACCACACCTCCGCCATCACCGAGGAGACCGAACGGCGCATCGGCGCCTGGCGCCCGGGCACGGTCGTCGCCGCCGACGAGGAGATGTCGGACCTGGTCGCCGCCGTCGTCCTGCGCAGCCTCTTCAGCACGCGCCTGAGCCCCACCACCGTCCGCGACATCCGCGAGACGCTGTTCCTGATCGCCCGCCGACTCCTCGTACGCACCGTCTTCCCCGACATCGTCAGCTCCCTGCCCACCCCCGGCAACCGCCGCTTCGCCGCCTCCGTCGGCCGCTTCCACACCACCGTCGACGAACTGATCCGCGAGCGCCGCGCCAACCCCCGGCCGCACCACGACATCCTGCAGACCCTGCTCACCACCCGCCACCCCGCCACCGGCGCCCCGCTCAGCGACACCGAGATCCGCAGCGAGTTCCTGATGCTGCTGTTCGCCGCCCTCGAAACCACCAGCACCTCCCTCAGCTGGGCGGTGTTCGAGGTCGCCCGACGCCCCGACGTGCAGCACCGCCTGCAGAACGAAGCCGACACCGTGACGGCCGGCGGCCCCCTCGGCTACGACCGCCTCAAGAACCTCACCTACACCCGCCAGGTCATCGACGAGACCCTGCGCCTGCACGCCCCCATGCTCTTCACCCGCCGCGCCCGCCACGACGTCACCCTCGCCGGGATCACCGTCCCCGCCGGCTCCGAGGTCGGCTACAGCCCGCGAGCCGTGCACCGCGACCCCGGCCTCTACCCCCACCCAGCCGCCTTCGACCCCGACCGCACCGCCCCCGACAGCGCAACCGACCGCCCCCAGGGCGCCTACTTCCCCTTCGGCACCGGCCCGCACCGCTGCATCGGCGAACACCTCGCCCTCACCACCATGACCACGGCCCTGGCCACCCTCGCCACCAAGTGGAACCTGCGGATCGCCCCCGGCACCCGCATCCGCGAGACCAACAGCTCACTCCCGCACCTCAGCAGCCTCCCACTGCTCCCCACCCCCCGCGGATGA
- a CDS encoding helix-turn-helix domain-containing protein, with translation MDTPSVLGDFLRSRRARLQPEDVGLRAYGARRRVPGLRREELAQLAGVSVTHYTRLEQGQSTNASDAVLDAIARALRLNTDETAHLRDLARPAAPARPAPLRPDYARPAAAQLIAAMTDVPAVILDRRNDVLAWNPLGHALLAGHIDYTAPQSPSERPNLTRMLFLDEHTRELHTAWEDEAKTSVAALRLTAGRHPDDRRLAELIGQLAMKSDEFAGMWSRHPVRSCTFGTKLLHHPFVGALELSFESMQLADDSGQRMLAYSAPAGSPSQAGLQLLAGTLLSHPPHGARPAARGHLAGEKPRDR, from the coding sequence ATGGACACACCATCCGTGCTGGGAGACTTCCTGCGCAGCCGACGAGCCCGGCTCCAACCGGAGGACGTGGGCCTGCGGGCCTACGGAGCCCGCCGACGCGTCCCGGGACTACGACGCGAGGAGCTCGCCCAACTGGCCGGCGTGAGCGTCACCCACTACACCCGCCTCGAACAGGGCCAGAGCACCAACGCCTCCGACGCCGTCCTCGACGCGATCGCCCGCGCGCTGCGCCTGAACACCGACGAGACCGCGCACCTGCGCGACCTGGCCCGCCCCGCCGCCCCCGCCCGCCCCGCCCCGCTGCGACCGGACTACGCCCGCCCCGCCGCCGCCCAGCTCATCGCCGCCATGACCGACGTGCCCGCCGTCATCCTCGACCGCCGCAACGACGTCCTGGCCTGGAACCCGCTGGGCCACGCACTCCTCGCCGGCCACATCGACTACACCGCCCCCCAGTCGCCCTCGGAACGCCCCAACCTCACCCGCATGCTCTTCCTCGACGAGCACACCCGCGAACTCCACACCGCCTGGGAGGACGAGGCCAAGACATCCGTCGCGGCACTGCGCCTCACCGCCGGCCGCCACCCCGACGACCGCCGCCTCGCCGAGCTGATCGGCCAGCTCGCGATGAAGAGCGACGAGTTCGCCGGGATGTGGTCACGCCACCCGGTCCGCAGCTGCACCTTCGGCACCAAGCTGCTGCACCACCCCTTCGTGGGGGCACTGGAGCTGTCCTTCGAGAGCATGCAGCTGGCGGACGACTCCGGGCAGCGGATGCTCGCCTACAGCGCGCCGGCCGGATCGCCCTCGCAGGCCGGACTCCAGCTCCTGGCCGGAACCCTGCTGAGCCACCCGCCGCACGGCGCCCGCCCCGCCGCCCGCGGACACCTCGCCGGCGAGAAGCCCCGCGACAGGTAG
- a CDS encoding alpha/beta fold hydrolase, which produces MTAPTRTPVVLLHALSLHASMWDHHTQALRARGHQVIAFDQRGFGTTPLGTAQPSLDVVADDLARLLDDRGIDRAVLAGSSMGGYAAMAFLARHPGRTAALALLSARATADTPEARAQRLRFADLVEDAPTRATVIDQTTPLLVGATTRARHPEILARLLADARAADPKALAWAQRAIAARPDATATLRATDVPAVVIAGDQDALVGYEESRQTAEALPQGHLVSIPDAGHLQPLEAPAAVADALHGLLDRIGDTPC; this is translated from the coding sequence GTGACCGCACCCACCAGAACCCCCGTCGTCCTGCTGCACGCCCTCTCCCTGCACGCCTCGATGTGGGACCACCACACCCAGGCCCTACGCGCCCGCGGACACCAGGTCATCGCCTTCGACCAGCGCGGATTCGGCACCACGCCCCTCGGCACCGCGCAGCCCTCCCTCGACGTCGTCGCCGACGACCTCGCACGGCTCCTCGACGACCGCGGCATCGACCGCGCCGTCCTCGCGGGCTCCTCCATGGGCGGCTACGCCGCCATGGCCTTCCTCGCCCGCCACCCCGGCCGCACCGCCGCCCTCGCCCTGCTCTCCGCCCGGGCCACCGCGGACACCCCCGAAGCCCGCGCCCAGCGCCTGCGCTTCGCCGACCTCGTCGAGGACGCGCCCACCCGCGCGACGGTCATCGACCAAACCACCCCGCTCCTGGTCGGCGCGACCACCCGCGCCCGCCACCCCGAGATCCTCGCCCGGCTGCTCGCCGACGCCCGGGCCGCGGACCCGAAAGCGCTCGCCTGGGCCCAACGGGCCATCGCCGCCCGCCCCGACGCCACCGCCACACTGCGCGCCACCGACGTGCCCGCCGTGGTCATCGCCGGCGACCAGGACGCCCTGGTCGGCTACGAGGAGTCCCGGCAGACCGCCGAGGCACTTCCCCAAGGCCACCTGGTCAGCATCCCGGACGCCGGACACCTGCAACCACTGGAGGCCCCGGCCGCCGTGGCCGACGCGCTGCACGGCCTCCTCGACCGGATCGGAGACACACCGTGCTGA
- a CDS encoding class I SAM-dependent methyltransferase: protein MTASLDAVERTALLTAALRAAETRRPDRLYEDPYADALAGDIGPELLAQVRAATFPADGERTLPSTPDYNAIRTRFFDDYLKEAAADPATTQIVLAPAGMDSRAYRTDWPARVRWFEVDRPAVLAYKQQRLGAVQARTDHRKVAVDLTSPDWEQDLQNAGYDPSAPSTWLLEGLLYYIPEADTHRILQRVAAISAPGSRIAADIVNADALTLAHMRGLLDVFESWGCPWLFGTNEPEALFDQYGYTTRALQPGEDGADFGRWPDPVPPRSVQGVRRVFFVHGRRR, encoded by the coding sequence ATGACCGCCTCACTCGACGCCGTCGAACGCACCGCCCTGCTCACCGCGGCCCTGCGGGCCGCCGAGACCCGGCGCCCCGACCGGCTCTACGAGGACCCCTACGCCGACGCGCTGGCCGGCGACATCGGCCCCGAACTCCTGGCCCAGGTGCGGGCCGCCACCTTCCCCGCCGACGGCGAGCGCACCCTGCCCAGCACCCCCGACTACAACGCGATCCGCACCAGGTTCTTCGACGACTACCTGAAGGAGGCGGCCGCCGACCCCGCCACCACCCAGATCGTGCTCGCCCCCGCCGGCATGGACTCGCGCGCCTACCGCACCGACTGGCCCGCGCGCGTACGGTGGTTCGAGGTCGACCGCCCCGCCGTCCTCGCCTACAAGCAGCAACGCCTCGGCGCCGTCCAGGCCCGCACCGACCACCGCAAGGTCGCCGTCGACCTGACCTCACCCGACTGGGAACAGGACCTCCAGAACGCCGGCTACGACCCGTCGGCGCCCTCCACCTGGCTGCTCGAAGGGCTGCTCTACTACATCCCCGAGGCCGACACCCACCGCATCCTCCAGCGGGTCGCCGCGATCTCCGCCCCCGGCAGCCGGATAGCCGCCGACATCGTCAACGCCGACGCCCTGACGCTCGCGCACATGCGCGGACTGCTGGACGTGTTCGAGAGCTGGGGCTGCCCCTGGCTGTTCGGCACCAACGAACCGGAAGCCCTCTTCGACCAGTACGGCTACACCACCCGGGCCCTGCAGCCCGGCGAGGACGGAGCCGACTTCGGCCGCTGGCCCGACCCCGTGCCGCCGCGCTCCGTCCAGGGCGTGCGCCGGGTGTTCTTCGTCCACGGCAGGCGGCGCTGA